The following are from one region of the Rosistilla carotiformis genome:
- the ccsA gene encoding cytochrome c biogenesis protein CcsA, with amino-acid sequence MQHLSQITVTCFVGSYIVALLLEITRGMFRLPGRMAGVIGFTAAGLYTHVAYLTMSARQQMDGRGVGLLASWYDWTLLLALGVAICYAILLLRRPDSTLGYFLLPLVLSLIGLAGVLRNSAPFSRDEATGFWLNMHAGSMLLVTVAVLLGFVAGVVYLVHSYRLKHKRLSSAGMRLPSLEWLQTVNRVCLLTSTCLMAVGLFAGIAMHLNRSGEIVWTNRGIALSCVLFAWLVIATLFEAFYKPARRGRKIAYLTLASFGFLVLAMAGLFTSNHGGTGEPPAGKAQVTEQTTSLSVAFAKGAEV; translated from the coding sequence ATGCAACACCTTTCCCAGATCACCGTCACCTGTTTTGTCGGCAGCTATATCGTGGCGCTGCTGCTGGAGATCACGCGCGGCATGTTCCGACTGCCCGGACGGATGGCCGGTGTGATCGGATTCACGGCGGCGGGGCTTTATACGCACGTCGCCTACCTGACGATGAGCGCTCGCCAACAGATGGACGGTCGCGGAGTGGGGCTGTTGGCCAGTTGGTACGACTGGACGCTGTTGCTGGCGCTGGGCGTGGCGATCTGTTACGCGATCCTGCTGCTGCGTCGGCCCGATTCGACGCTCGGATACTTCCTGTTGCCACTGGTTCTAAGCCTGATCGGATTGGCTGGCGTGCTCCGCAATTCCGCTCCCTTTTCACGCGACGAAGCGACAGGTTTTTGGTTGAACATGCACGCCGGTTCGATGCTGTTGGTGACCGTCGCGGTTTTGCTGGGCTTTGTCGCCGGTGTCGTCTATCTGGTCCATTCGTATCGTTTGAAGCACAAGCGGTTGTCGTCGGCGGGGATGCGATTGCCGAGCCTGGAGTGGTTGCAAACGGTCAACCGCGTCTGTCTGCTGACCAGTACCTGCCTAATGGCGGTCGGCTTGTTTGCCGGGATCGCGATGCATTTGAATCGCAGCGGCGAGATCGTCTGGACCAACCGCGGGATCGCCCTCTCTTGCGTGCTGTTCGCTTGGTTGGTGATCGCAACCCTCTTCGAGGCGTTCTACAAACCGGCTCGCCGCGGTCGCAAGATCGCCTACCTGACGCTGGCCAGTTTCGGATTCTTGGTCCTCGCGATGGCGGGACTGTTTACGTCGAACCATGGTGGGACGGGAGAACCGCCGGCGGGTAAGGCGCAGGTGACCGAACAAACCACGTCGCTGAGCGTCGCGTTCGCGAAGGGGGCTGAAGTATGA
- a CDS encoding YybH family protein translates to MNHRFLTFIVVAMLGATHSPAGFAQQPAIAPTGQKSAAPPTPSEAAIRAESEAFVAAFNKADAQAIAAFWTEEGEYIDASDRQMVGREAIEQDYSEFFAANPNVKIQIAIDSLRFLSDSIAIEDGRAIVAPLPQGAPGVSKYTAVHTKVDGKWLMASVRETWIETPITRQSMADFEWLIGAWVAEEHGNQSESVYSWVADKSFVQRTYTTTHADGTKTSGVQLIGWNPVQGRVQSWSFSPDGGHASGLWSPNERGWTAEMIGMTGDGTPTTSLIRIARLDDNACVWQSIQRTLGGVAIPDTDEVVIKRQSPPAASQPTER, encoded by the coding sequence ATGAATCACAGATTTCTGACCTTCATCGTGGTTGCGATGCTGGGTGCTACCCACTCACCCGCAGGCTTTGCCCAGCAGCCAGCGATCGCTCCGACGGGTCAGAAATCGGCAGCGCCGCCGACTCCCTCGGAGGCCGCGATTCGCGCCGAATCCGAAGCGTTTGTGGCCGCCTTCAACAAGGCGGACGCCCAAGCGATCGCGGCGTTTTGGACCGAGGAGGGTGAGTATATCGATGCCAGCGACCGGCAGATGGTTGGACGCGAAGCGATCGAGCAAGACTACTCCGAGTTCTTTGCCGCGAACCCCAATGTGAAAATCCAAATCGCAATCGACTCGTTGCGGTTTCTTAGCGACAGCATCGCAATCGAAGATGGACGCGCAATTGTTGCTCCGCTTCCCCAGGGGGCTCCCGGTGTCAGCAAATACACAGCGGTTCACACCAAGGTCGATGGAAAGTGGTTGATGGCGTCGGTGCGAGAAACGTGGATCGAGACGCCGATCACTCGCCAAAGCATGGCTGACTTCGAATGGCTGATTGGTGCCTGGGTCGCTGAAGAGCATGGAAATCAGTCTGAATCGGTCTACAGCTGGGTGGCCGACAAAAGCTTCGTCCAACGCACCTACACGACCACGCATGCCGATGGCACAAAGACCTCGGGAGTGCAATTGATCGGCTGGAATCCGGTTCAAGGACGTGTGCAGTCATGGAGCTTTAGTCCCGATGGCGGCCATGCTTCGGGGCTCTGGTCACCGAATGAACGTGGATGGACAGCCGAGATGATCGGAATGACCGGCGACGGAACACCAACGACGTCGCTCATCCGAATCGCACGGCTCGACGACAACGCATGCGTCTGGCAATCGATTCAACGTACGCTCGGCGGCGTCGCGATCCCCGACACCGACGAGGTGGTCATCAAACGCCAATCGCCACCGGCCGCAAGCCAACCGACCGAACGCTAA
- a CDS encoding DUF3302 domain-containing protein: MVRLTGSTWEPSENTDRPSTRSYSSIVRSGTIDVFDIFAFAVFGVLLAAVVIVVVTLGQLPGQIAKQRNHPQAAAINVASWLGVATLGILWPFAMIWAYLKPFSAAANGANSDRESQSSASGDGQAQLAKMQTQVDSLQAALNKLTAK, translated from the coding sequence TTGGTTAGATTAACAGGCTCGACGTGGGAGCCATCGGAAAATACGGATCGGCCGAGCACGCGAAGCTATTCTTCCATCGTTAGGAGCGGAACAATCGACGTCTTCGACATATTTGCCTTTGCTGTATTTGGCGTGCTGCTAGCGGCGGTTGTGATCGTTGTGGTCACCCTGGGACAGCTGCCGGGCCAGATCGCCAAGCAACGCAATCATCCTCAGGCCGCGGCGATCAATGTCGCGAGTTGGCTGGGCGTTGCTACGCTCGGCATTCTCTGGCCGTTCGCCATGATCTGGGCGTATCTGAAACCGTTTTCCGCAGCAGCTAACGGAGCGAATTCCGATCGGGAATCGCAATCGTCCGCCAGCGGCGACGGGCAAGCTCAGCTTGCAAAAATGCAGACGCAGGTCGATTCCTTGCAAGCTGCTCTCAATAAACTCACCGCCAAGTAG
- a CDS encoding HlyD family secretion protein produces MIAFMLTIYVAVVVLLFKMKLVKPNPYPIALILVAGIFVIGGPAVAWTLSAPVSPRVVTTQYVVQLVPYVKGQVAKVHAQANVPMKKGDLLLEINPTPYQNALDQATAQLQASREGLKQAEAGVDVAKASVASAAAGVQQATAAVGQSKAVVSNALASIKRAKAGIASAEAGVTKAKAADDLAKTEEQIAVNLQKTDAGAISALRVTQSVQSRQAADAALQAAETGVNEAQAALLQAEAGLSQSQAAEQQAAAGLVAAQAVQQQADASESQAMLGVKIAASKVQAAEAQVSDAQFNLGQCKMLAPADGYVVNWTVQEGTMLVPVPLAAAGTFINTEQTFIVASYPQNWLMNVESGDDVELVLNPFPGRLFKGKVDQVIPATGEGQFDPSKSVPLASQVGSHGFLAVKILLDQDQTIPSLPLGAGGTVAIYTDHGKPVHIISKVAIRMQKWLLYIIPS; encoded by the coding sequence GTGATTGCTTTTATGTTGACGATCTACGTGGCGGTAGTGGTCCTGCTTTTTAAGATGAAGTTGGTCAAACCGAATCCCTATCCAATCGCCTTGATTTTGGTGGCGGGGATTTTTGTGATCGGTGGGCCAGCGGTCGCCTGGACTTTGTCCGCTCCGGTGAGTCCGCGCGTCGTCACGACGCAATACGTTGTCCAGCTGGTCCCTTATGTGAAGGGGCAAGTTGCGAAGGTGCATGCCCAAGCCAACGTGCCGATGAAGAAGGGCGACCTGCTGCTGGAGATTAATCCGACGCCTTATCAGAACGCGCTCGACCAAGCCACGGCGCAGCTGCAGGCATCCCGCGAGGGACTCAAACAAGCCGAGGCGGGCGTGGACGTCGCCAAGGCGAGTGTGGCAAGCGCGGCGGCTGGCGTGCAGCAAGCCACTGCGGCCGTCGGCCAATCGAAGGCTGTAGTTTCCAACGCGTTGGCGAGTATCAAACGAGCCAAAGCGGGCATCGCCAGCGCGGAAGCGGGAGTCACCAAGGCCAAGGCGGCTGACGATTTGGCGAAGACCGAAGAACAGATCGCCGTGAACCTGCAGAAGACCGACGCCGGAGCGATCAGCGCGCTCCGCGTGACTCAGTCGGTGCAGAGTCGTCAAGCAGCGGACGCAGCCTTGCAAGCTGCGGAAACCGGAGTCAACGAGGCTCAAGCGGCACTGCTGCAAGCCGAAGCAGGACTCAGCCAATCCCAAGCGGCCGAACAACAAGCGGCAGCCGGACTGGTCGCCGCTCAAGCCGTCCAACAGCAGGCGGACGCTTCGGAAAGTCAGGCGATGTTGGGCGTGAAGATCGCCGCAAGCAAGGTTCAAGCCGCCGAGGCGCAGGTCAGCGACGCCCAGTTTAATTTGGGGCAATGCAAAATGTTGGCCCCTGCGGATGGTTATGTTGTGAACTGGACGGTGCAGGAGGGGACGATGTTGGTCCCGGTGCCGTTGGCGGCTGCCGGAACGTTCATCAACACCGAACAAACGTTTATCGTCGCTTCGTATCCACAAAACTGGTTGATGAACGTCGAGAGCGGGGATGATGTGGAATTGGTTCTGAATCCCTTCCCCGGCCGACTATTTAAAGGCAAAGTGGACCAAGTGATTCCGGCGACGGGCGAAGGCCAGTTTGACCCCAGCAAATCGGTTCCGCTTGCTTCGCAGGTTGGCTCTCATGGCTTCTTGGCTGTGAAAATCCTGTTGGATCAGGACCAAACGATCCCCAGTCTGCCGCTTGGTGCTGGTGGGACGGTGGCCATTTATACCGATCATGGCAAGCCGGTTCACATCATCTCCAAGGTCGCCATCCGCATGCAGAAGTGGCTTCTGTACATCATCCCAAGTTAA
- a CDS encoding efflux transporter outer membrane subunit, with amino-acid sequence MNALTSRSCFRMMLDRRSLPQSLVVVCAIGLTLLSGCSTPLREFVDNGFKVGPDYRRPPVPLANQWIDSNHEGVNTSSVNYSDWWTVFEDPVLDGLIVTAYQQNVNLRVAATRVLEARAQKGIAVGSLFPQSQSIDGSFTRSQLSKNVAVPSPVSHFSTWSATFGASWEIDFWGKIRRIVESTDDVVDASVDDYDNVMVTLIGDVASTYVTYRILQQQLLYVQQNITLQESTLKIATERWKSGQTNELGTVQANSLLEQLRATQPTIETGIRVSQNQLCLLLGMPPTDLAEMLGTAPIPESPPEVLVGIPADLIRRRPDLRAAERYIAAQNAQIGVAEADFYPQFFISGDIGYQAKDLDLLFGPRSGIGQITPGFSWNVLNYGRIVNNVRLQEFKTQELVAVYQQKVLVAAREVENGIIDYVNSKVTAERLEASVAAAERAVKLATDQFNAGVIDFTSVFVAEQFLVQQQNLLAQAQGDVALALITVYRSLGGGWQLRLSDPAIVTVGMIETVPATSVVVEAPELITTE; translated from the coding sequence ATGAACGCTTTAACGTCACGCTCCTGTTTCAGGATGATGCTGGATCGCCGGTCGCTGCCCCAGTCTTTGGTGGTCGTTTGTGCTATCGGTTTGACGCTCTTGAGCGGTTGTTCGACGCCGCTGCGAGAATTTGTCGACAACGGTTTCAAAGTTGGCCCGGATTACCGTCGCCCGCCGGTCCCGTTGGCAAACCAATGGATCGACAGCAACCATGAAGGCGTTAACACCAGCTCGGTGAACTACAGCGATTGGTGGACGGTTTTCGAAGATCCTGTTCTCGATGGATTGATCGTTACCGCGTACCAACAGAACGTTAACCTGCGAGTCGCCGCAACGCGTGTGCTCGAGGCCCGCGCCCAAAAAGGGATCGCCGTTGGCAGCCTGTTTCCACAGAGCCAGTCGATCGACGGATCATTCACTCGTTCTCAGCTGAGTAAGAATGTTGCCGTGCCATCTCCGGTGAGCCACTTCAGCACCTGGAGCGCCACGTTTGGCGCGTCGTGGGAAATTGATTTCTGGGGCAAGATCCGTCGCATCGTTGAATCGACCGATGACGTCGTCGATGCCTCGGTCGATGATTACGACAACGTGATGGTGACGCTGATCGGCGACGTCGCGTCGACCTACGTAACCTACCGAATCCTGCAGCAGCAACTGTTGTATGTGCAGCAGAACATCACGCTGCAAGAATCGACGCTCAAGATTGCCACCGAACGATGGAAGTCGGGGCAGACCAACGAACTAGGCACGGTCCAGGCCAACTCGCTGCTGGAACAATTGCGAGCGACGCAACCGACCATCGAGACGGGGATTCGCGTTTCGCAAAACCAGCTTTGTCTGTTGCTCGGCATGCCGCCAACCGATCTGGCAGAGATGCTCGGCACGGCTCCTATCCCGGAATCGCCCCCCGAAGTGCTCGTCGGCATCCCCGCCGATCTGATTCGCCGCCGGCCTGACCTTCGCGCAGCAGAGCGATACATCGCGGCTCAGAATGCGCAGATCGGTGTCGCGGAAGCTGATTTCTATCCTCAGTTTTTCATCAGCGGCGACATCGGTTACCAAGCCAAGGATCTCGACCTCCTGTTTGGTCCGCGCAGTGGTATCGGCCAGATTACTCCGGGCTTCAGTTGGAATGTGCTGAACTACGGACGGATCGTGAACAACGTCCGACTGCAGGAATTCAAGACGCAAGAATTGGTCGCTGTCTACCAACAGAAAGTTCTGGTAGCGGCGAGGGAGGTGGAGAATGGCATCATCGATTACGTCAACTCGAAGGTGACCGCTGAGCGTCTCGAGGCGAGTGTCGCGGCAGCCGAACGCGCCGTGAAGTTGGCCACCGATCAATTTAATGCAGGTGTCATCGATTTCACCTCGGTCTTCGTCGCGGAACAGTTTTTGGTTCAGCAACAGAACCTGTTAGCCCAGGCTCAGGGAGATGTCGCTCTGGCGTTGATCACTGTCTATCGATCGCTCGGCGGCGGTTGGCAGTTGCGATTGTCCGACCCTGCGATTGTGACCGTGGGAATGATTGAAACGGTGCCGGCGACTTCCGTTGTGGTAGAAGCTCCCGAGCTTATAACGACAGAATAG
- a CDS encoding type II toxin-antitoxin system RelE/ParE family toxin: MNVQLSGEAERDLLNGVAFYDGGDRHAGDHFLESLTTDLRSLSFLGGVHAMRHGYHCMSASRFPFAIYYAVDSGSIFVIAILDERRDPGWIANRLQLG; this comes from the coding sequence GTGAATGTCCAGCTTTCGGGCGAAGCTGAACGCGACTTGCTGAATGGCGTCGCGTTCTACGATGGCGGCGACCGGCACGCTGGTGACCATTTCCTTGAATCACTCACCACGGATCTTCGCTCCCTGTCGTTTCTCGGGGGTGTCCATGCGATGCGCCATGGTTACCACTGCATGTCGGCGAGTCGTTTTCCGTTCGCAATCTACTATGCAGTCGATTCGGGCTCCATTTTCGTCATCGCAATCCTTGACGAGCGCCGCGACCCTGGGTGGATTGCGAATCGATTACAACTCGGATGA
- a CDS encoding addiction module protein, with product MQLPLETMTTAQKLDAMEQLWASLRSSADYSPPDWHGEILAERKRRVENGETTFSSLDDVVSRIKQGRK from the coding sequence ATGCAACTTCCATTGGAAACGATGACCACCGCGCAGAAGCTGGATGCTATGGAGCAACTCTGGGCTTCGCTTCGTTCCTCGGCAGACTATTCGCCCCCCGACTGGCACGGCGAAATCCTTGCTGAGCGGAAACGCCGAGTCGAGAATGGCGAAACAACCTTTTCATCGCTCGACGACGTGGTTTCGCGAATCAAACAAGGCCGCAAGTGA
- a CDS encoding serine/threonine protein kinase, translating into MRREVTIVPPLNMPYLKPTTDSSPSTDSPSNGRRHVNTAIPIALLILALIAGVAIQGRVDDAMMKVVGNQLLAIRNSSASAMRLWFGVQESYCQGIADVVRDPSLAFERRASARALSPRMLENDAEYQALRELLVRNIDPQRCVGWTLQSSAGVVLAAWDDSLVGRSGFPLPSVAMNRAVGGQATVSVPFRAPVPIVTDQQEFKVGDAVMAAIAPIIDDSGRCGVVLAILLSPSKDFASVFDTSQVGDSGETFAFSREGIMISRCRFEDELRTLGLLHPDPSTSAILSIQLRDPEVDMRSGKRALKPLDQQPFTRMALDATRGGTGVDTAGYNDCRGVPVIGAWSWLPEYEMGIATEIAVEEAYRPLNVLRWSNLGLLALLLLTAATVAVNAIRARRVESQASKEHRLARKLGQYRLEEVLGAGGMGSVYKAQHAMLMRPVAIKVLDTKGSDPQRLHRFKREVELTSQLQNPHTIAVFDYGQTQNGDFYYVMEYLDGVDLNDMVRHYGELPASRVIAILLQICGSLIEAHGKGLIHRDIKPGNIMLTECGGIYDFAKLLDFGLVKESSPNSANVTHEGSLTGTPMYMSPEAIRNAKSVDPRSDIYSIGAVGYFLATGKPLFDAAGTLDAILNQVQEEPLRPSERAGKAIDGKFEKVIMQCLSKNPDSRPDSVRELVDLLQACPDHGVWDQHAAQQWWTEVFTGSHRRSTILSGKDTIIPSHGEIDTLHGARLSSPSQEQSVTR; encoded by the coding sequence GTGAGGCGTGAAGTAACCATCGTTCCTCCATTGAACATGCCGTATTTGAAGCCTACAACCGACAGTTCGCCATCGACCGACAGCCCGTCGAACGGCCGACGACATGTGAATACGGCGATTCCGATAGCGCTGTTGATTTTGGCGTTGATCGCGGGGGTGGCGATCCAAGGTCGGGTCGACGACGCGATGATGAAGGTTGTCGGCAATCAATTGTTGGCGATCCGGAATTCGAGCGCCTCGGCGATGCGATTGTGGTTTGGGGTTCAAGAATCGTATTGCCAGGGGATCGCGGACGTCGTGCGGGACCCGTCGCTTGCGTTTGAACGGCGTGCTTCGGCGCGGGCGTTGTCGCCGCGGATGCTCGAGAACGATGCCGAATACCAAGCGTTGCGTGAACTGCTGGTCCGCAACATCGATCCTCAGCGGTGCGTCGGTTGGACGTTGCAGTCATCGGCTGGGGTGGTGCTGGCAGCGTGGGACGATTCACTGGTTGGCCGCAGCGGGTTTCCATTGCCATCGGTTGCGATGAATCGCGCCGTGGGCGGCCAGGCGACGGTCAGCGTCCCCTTCCGAGCCCCGGTTCCGATCGTGACCGACCAACAGGAATTTAAAGTCGGCGATGCGGTGATGGCCGCAATCGCGCCGATCATCGACGATAGTGGACGATGTGGCGTCGTGTTGGCGATTCTACTTTCCCCCTCCAAAGACTTTGCTTCGGTTTTCGACACCTCGCAAGTTGGCGACAGTGGCGAGACGTTTGCATTTAGTCGAGAGGGCATCATGATCTCACGCTGTCGCTTCGAAGACGAACTGCGAACCCTGGGCCTGCTGCATCCCGATCCCTCGACTTCGGCGATCCTGAGCATCCAGCTTCGAGACCCCGAGGTCGATATGCGTTCGGGGAAACGAGCACTTAAGCCACTGGATCAACAACCGTTTACTCGGATGGCCTTGGATGCGACGCGTGGCGGAACTGGTGTCGATACCGCCGGCTACAATGATTGCCGTGGCGTGCCAGTGATCGGTGCCTGGAGTTGGTTGCCGGAGTATGAGATGGGGATCGCGACCGAAATCGCAGTGGAAGAAGCGTATCGGCCATTGAACGTCCTGCGGTGGTCGAATCTTGGTTTGCTGGCCTTGCTGCTGCTGACCGCGGCGACCGTTGCCGTCAATGCGATCCGCGCGCGACGGGTGGAGAGTCAAGCCAGCAAGGAACATCGGCTGGCACGTAAGCTGGGACAGTATCGGCTAGAGGAAGTGCTTGGCGCTGGCGGGATGGGGTCGGTTTACAAGGCCCAGCATGCGATGTTGATGCGGCCCGTGGCGATCAAAGTGTTGGACACCAAGGGGAGCGATCCGCAGCGGCTGCATCGTTTTAAACGCGAAGTGGAATTGACCAGCCAGTTACAGAACCCACACACGATCGCGGTCTTCGATTACGGGCAAACCCAGAACGGCGACTTCTACTATGTGATGGAGTATCTCGATGGGGTCGACCTGAACGATATGGTGCGGCACTACGGAGAATTGCCTGCGTCGCGGGTGATCGCGATTCTGTTACAGATCTGCGGATCGTTGATCGAAGCCCACGGCAAAGGTTTGATCCACCGCGACATCAAGCCGGGAAACATTATGTTGACCGAGTGTGGTGGGATCTATGACTTTGCCAAGTTGTTGGATTTTGGGTTGGTCAAGGAGTCGAGTCCTAATAGCGCCAACGTGACGCATGAAGGGTCGTTGACGGGAACGCCGATGTACATGTCGCCCGAAGCGATTCGCAATGCCAAGAGTGTCGATCCTCGCAGCGATATTTATTCGATCGGGGCGGTCGGCTACTTCCTTGCCACGGGCAAACCGTTGTTTGATGCCGCGGGAACGCTTGACGCGATCTTAAATCAAGTGCAGGAAGAACCGCTGCGACCGAGCGAGCGGGCGGGGAAGGCGATCGATGGCAAGTTCGAAAAGGTGATCATGCAATGTCTTTCCAAGAACCCCGATTCACGCCCTGATTCGGTCCGTGAGCTGGTCGACCTATTGCAGGCCTGTCCCGATCATGGAGTTTGGGACCAACACGCCGCCCAGCAATGGTGGACCGAGGTGTTTACCGGCAGCCACCGCCGATCGACAATCCTCAGCGGGAAGGATACGATCATTCCCTCTCACGGCGAAATCGATACTCTGCACGGCGCGCGGCTCAGCAGCCCTTCGCAAGAGCAATCCGTAACGCGGTGA
- a CDS encoding DUF1571 domain-containing protein has protein sequence MNRNQILLLIVIGQGLVIALIFSVRFKRESVEPDDSVGVVQVAEPMGSLPEGAQESTLAEALTIARQGLTSMRAELIDYRGRVVKRERIQGQLAEESEMEIKVQCRRLDKEEVVQPMRVYLKFLRPRGVAGREVIWAEDQNDGRLIAHEPGLLNVAQASLDPRGERAMDGNLYPITEIGLFNLVEQLIARGEEDLQESQVRVTLAEGQMIGDRECQQIRIELIQPHDELNFEYAEIFIDSQRQIPLRYAAYGWPGETTTGDGDAASEVLEEYTYYDIETNVGLTDADFDPSNETYDFPAFRVNL, from the coding sequence ATGAATCGAAACCAGATTCTGCTGTTGATCGTCATCGGCCAAGGGTTGGTGATCGCTTTGATATTCTCGGTGCGTTTTAAACGCGAATCCGTCGAGCCCGACGATTCGGTGGGCGTAGTTCAGGTGGCTGAGCCGATGGGCTCGCTTCCCGAGGGGGCTCAAGAGTCGACGCTCGCCGAAGCGCTCACGATCGCTCGACAGGGGCTGACGTCGATGCGTGCCGAGCTGATCGATTACCGCGGCCGCGTGGTCAAGCGAGAGCGGATTCAGGGGCAACTGGCCGAAGAGAGCGAGATGGAGATTAAAGTCCAGTGCCGACGCTTAGATAAAGAGGAGGTGGTGCAGCCGATGCGGGTCTACTTAAAGTTCCTGCGGCCGCGGGGCGTTGCAGGGCGGGAGGTGATCTGGGCGGAGGATCAGAACGACGGTCGTTTGATCGCGCATGAGCCTGGTTTGCTGAACGTCGCTCAAGCGTCGCTGGACCCACGTGGCGAGCGAGCGATGGATGGCAACCTGTACCCGATCACCGAGATCGGTCTGTTCAACCTCGTGGAGCAATTGATTGCCCGTGGTGAAGAGGATCTCCAGGAATCGCAGGTCCGCGTGACGCTGGCCGAGGGGCAGATGATTGGCGATCGGGAGTGCCAGCAGATCCGTATCGAATTGATCCAACCGCATGACGAATTGAATTTTGAGTACGCCGAAATTTTCATTGACAGCCAGCGTCAGATTCCGCTCCGCTATGCGGCGTACGGTTGGCCTGGCGAAACCACGACGGGCGACGGCGACGCGGCGTCCGAAGTTCTCGAAGAATACACATATTATGACATCGAAACCAACGTCGGCCTGACCGACGCCGACTTCGACCCCAGCAATGAAACTTATGATTTTCCCGCGTTTCGGGTCAATCTGTAG
- a CDS encoding thymidine kinase: MAKLYFYYSAMNAGKSTILLQSSYNYRERGMNTLILTPELDSRFGVGKVSSRIGIEADAIVFNQVDNLHRQIETELQRAPLHCVFVDEAQFLTAKQVRQLSDVADHLGVPVMCYGLRTDFQGKLFDGSMQLLAWADVLTEVKTICHCGRKATMVLRIDQHGAPIQQGDQVQIGGNERYLSVCRQHFKQGMTSRQSAELPFDDPQSLKNR, encoded by the coding sequence GTGGCAAAACTTTATTTCTACTACTCCGCCATGAACGCTGGCAAGTCAACCATATTGTTGCAATCCAGCTACAACTATCGCGAACGGGGGATGAACACGCTGATCTTAACCCCGGAACTCGATTCGCGATTCGGAGTGGGAAAGGTTAGTTCGCGAATCGGAATCGAAGCCGATGCGATCGTTTTCAATCAAGTTGACAACCTCCATCGCCAGATCGAAACCGAACTCCAGCGTGCACCATTACACTGTGTCTTTGTCGATGAGGCTCAGTTTTTAACAGCCAAACAAGTGCGACAGTTGAGCGACGTCGCCGACCATCTGGGCGTGCCGGTGATGTGCTACGGCCTACGGACCGATTTCCAAGGCAAGCTGTTCGACGGCAGTATGCAATTGTTAGCATGGGCCGATGTACTGACCGAAGTCAAAACGATCTGCCACTGCGGTCGCAAAGCGACGATGGTCTTGCGAATCGACCAACACGGGGCTCCGATCCAACAAGGAGACCAGGTTCAGATCGGTGGCAACGAACGCTACCTGTCGGTCTGCCGACAGCACTTCAAACAAGGAATGACGTCACGCCAAAGTGCCGAACTGCCGTTCGACGATCCCCAATCGCTCAAGAACCGCTAA
- a CDS encoding zinc metalloprotease, giving the protein MRSPSQIFDFTPSGLRLGRWRGTTYAIGWSYLGLGAVLFVAAWWLKVWPGNQDLPWLALVVWLAIGFVGGLQESAHAVTAWLLGGKSRLMMIAGHGGAGQYRIFGGPRQAIVAAAGPTSSCLFALLVAGILMFRGEASLLQMLDPLRPPELVGRLNLVSIGKVVAWIAMTLSVVQMLPLWRCDGRTLLDGLVATFRPHYTPSSRAHATAVAIGWIAFAMVGLSLAVAMFEDRQGVPRWPVLAAVGLVLWMSGQKVDPRIRVIDAKHQPIGWLGARRIRQAHHREVREASDIAKLDEILDRMTQHGADSLSHADRAVLKRASAALKKHSGKS; this is encoded by the coding sequence ATGCGAAGCCCCAGTCAAATTTTCGATTTCACGCCCAGCGGTTTGCGGTTGGGGCGTTGGCGTGGGACGACCTACGCGATCGGGTGGAGCTATCTGGGGCTGGGAGCTGTATTGTTTGTCGCCGCATGGTGGCTGAAGGTCTGGCCGGGGAACCAGGACTTGCCCTGGTTGGCTCTTGTCGTCTGGTTGGCGATCGGATTTGTCGGCGGATTGCAGGAGAGTGCTCACGCGGTGACAGCGTGGCTGTTGGGGGGCAAGTCGCGGTTGATGATGATCGCGGGGCATGGCGGTGCCGGTCAGTATCGAATCTTTGGCGGACCAAGGCAGGCGATCGTCGCGGCGGCTGGTCCGACAAGCAGTTGTCTGTTCGCACTGCTTGTCGCGGGGATCTTGATGTTTCGTGGTGAGGCGTCGTTATTGCAGATGCTCGATCCGCTGCGACCTCCCGAATTGGTCGGCCGGCTGAACCTCGTGTCGATCGGAAAAGTTGTTGCCTGGATCGCGATGACGCTCTCGGTTGTCCAGATGTTGCCGCTGTGGCGATGCGATGGTCGAACCTTATTAGACGGATTGGTGGCGACGTTCCGGCCGCACTACACCCCTTCGTCGAGAGCTCACGCCACGGCGGTCGCGATCGGCTGGATCGCGTTTGCGATGGTTGGTCTTTCGCTTGCCGTGGCGATGTTTGAAGATCGCCAAGGGGTGCCTCGATGGCCCGTGCTGGCAGCGGTGGGACTGGTGCTGTGGATGTCGGGACAGAAAGTCGATCCGCGGATTCGAGTGATCGACGCGAAGCACCAGCCGATCGGATGGTTAGGGGCTCGGCGGATTCGTCAAGCGCACCACCGCGAGGTTCGCGAAGCCTCCGACATCGCCAAGCTCGATGAGATCCTCGACCGGATGACCCAACACGGTGCCGATTCGCTGAGCCATGCCGATCGCGCGGTGCTGAAGCGGGCGAGCGCCGCTTTGAAGAAGCACTCAGGTAAATCGTAG